In the Necator americanus strain Aroian chromosome X, whole genome shotgun sequence genome, ACCACCGAATTTATGGTCCGGGGCTGGTTCCAAAGGTTTCGTTGTGGCCATATGAGACTCAGAGATAAGGAACGTCGCGACCGTTCTTCTAAAGTTGACGACCACCTGCTGAAGGGAATAATCAAAGATGATCCATTTAGCACAACACGAGAGATTGCACACGAAATAGGCGTGGACTTTTCAATGTCCCCATTACGAAAAAGctggaaaggagaaaaagttgaacaagtgGGTGTGTGAACGTGAACTGAAGAGGTCCAAAGGAAACCGCCGTTTTGAGATCTGCTCAACGCTTCTGTTACACAACAAGAGCTATCTATTTTTCGATCGTATTGTTACCTGCGATGAGAAATGGATCCTTTGCGAGAACAGGCAGCGTCTTGCTCAATGGATGGACAAGCATGAAGCTTCCAAGCACTTTCCAAAGCAGAAAATGCTCTCGAAGAAGACCATGGTGACTGTGTGGTGGTGTACTACAACTACATTCCACTACAGCTTCATGACATCTGGCGAGACCATTACTACAGAGAAGTACCGCATAGAACTGGACGAAATGCACCGGAAGCTCCAACATCTTCGCTTGGCGTTAGTGAAGAGAATAGGCCTGGTGCTCCTTCACGGCAATGCCCGGCCCCACATTTCAAAGGTGACACTACTGAAGTTGAACGAGTTGGACTAGAAGACTCAGCCTCATTCGTCAGACCCTTCGCTAACTGACTATCACTTTTTGCCGAAAACGACTTCCAGAAGTTCGTAGACTCCAAAAGCTCGGATTTGCATGcagtgagaaaaaagcaaacttgCATCTCGTCGTCGCAAAGATGCGTGCACTGTAATGGTTCTTATTTCGATTGATAAAGTTGGTTTTGAGGCGAGTTATAGCGTTTCGAAGTGAATGTTTGAATAGTAGTCTAATacagtagaataatagaaaatagattAGTATATAGCTGATTATTAGGGAATATTATCTGAAGCCGCGCATTATTTCTGCACAAACCTAATAGAAAAGCATAGAAAATTCTCCGAAAACCTGGTACGTGGTAAATTTCGAGCAATTTAAACACAAAGTACTGGTACGATGGTATCTAGAAAAGCCGAGAAGCATAATTTTCTTAACGTAATGAATAGGGTATCCtgcaaaatttaaatattaaCATCACGACGTAGCTTTTTAAAGGAGAAGTGGtaatacgaaaaagaaaactgcataagagaaaattttttcaaaaaaagtgacatGCAAAAATATATGTGCTGCTTTTTGAGCAAGTATGGAAACTTCTATAGGTTCTAAATAATGTCAATTTCCACTATGTCAAaggtttcatcttttttttgtaaatataataagtaatCTCTCTCATTTACATTGATTATTACTGAGTGCATGTAGTACCCTCTTTTCCCTTTACGCAGGTTGCTACTTCCTGAATGATCTTATTTTCTGGCTACGGGAACTCTATCAGAGtgcagaaaatcaagaaattgtCTCTGGAAAGGCGTGCAAGtctgaaaacatttttctcaatattctgatttttattttttatatgttctaaaataattaatcaattgGCATCTATTTAATATCGTTTCATATCGAATTTCGCCTTTTTCTTAAGCAGCAACATATGATGTATATGTGTTCAACATGCCTGAaatatgatttatttatttatttatttgaaaacacttaCAGgttttataaaacaaaaataagatggAGCGAGGCttactagaatttcgccttaTTTACAATGAATATCCATTTTTTCCGTAAAAATCCGACACAATGggtaatagtaaaaaaaagataaagataaggtcactggcgtatcattccacctgggatgcgccaacgcgttttactggaattcgtaatcgttgaggttttggaacgcgtgttggcctatacaatgacttgcgggggccagccgatgatcaagtcagtgtttttatcctcccagacaagtctagtaccaatttatcgaccccggaggcatgaagggcttggtgagcactagggcggattcgaaccctcgaccgtgtggctacaacggacctctaaccgactgcgccacactgaaatttcaccaaaaccttgtcggcacaacaaaaaaaaacataaatttctctccgtttaattctattttgatttttatagaTGTTAAGAATGAAAAGAGGAGTTAGGGAAACAGATTATACCATTATTTGACAACGAATTTgaaggataaataaatatatgtatcaAAATAACGGTTTTATAATATACATAAACgtttaataaaatatagtatataataaattttaaaggttgaatataatacaatgagaataagcagaaGGTAAGGATAACATCGCTGCACACCGATCATCAGAAATCAAAAACGACCAGCTGATGATCGCAGATGTGCTCAGGTTTCAAAACATAACCAGCCAGCCATTGTTTTCGACCGAATCCAACAACACAGTGATCCAGAATCACTGGGATTAAGTTACACGTCAGATGAGCGAATGATAATGAAGGCTATACAAACAACATCATTTAATGATTATAAGCAAACTGATACAtttataatatagtataacaGTATAACATTACATTATTAGGTATAACATTACATATAAATGATTTGTTAATCAATCCATGAAATCCACtattttctgggattttctGGGATGTAGCGAGCAGTACGGTAGCTATTACTGTACGGTTCAATATTCAAACGGCAACGATTTTCATCGTCACCGGACGTGTTCACAACACTGCTTAGGAACGTGtgggaattttttcaatttatgaaAATCCTTATctttgaagcaaaaattacGCTGGAATTTTAGGAGGAACGCAGGAATAAGCACTCCTAAAAATTCGGCCATTCCTAAAATACTGGAATAAATTCTAATTGATAGCTGAGGAATTTAATTTTCGTACATTTACTGTTTTCTCCCCGTactaagtgatttttttcggattttagtgaaaacaaggaaaaattagaaaaaaaaaaccctcaggttttggatatttttttagaagaattatATGTTTAATTATTAGTTAAGAAGGATCTTTCTTATAAATTCTAGAACTTTAAAACTTAGAAGATGAAATGTTAACACTGTTACTGTTATTGCGTACTACTGTACTACATAGTAAGTGAAGCAATGTGGACTGATGCATTAAAAGCATtcagtagaatttttttcaccaaaaaaaaaaaattcaacctCTTTAATGACCTGTATTGAAACTAATTGAGATAATTTGTGTAGCATTCATCATAGAATGTGCGATTACTCCTCATGTGATAGAGAAGATTTTAATTGTTGCAGACTATGATGTACAATGAATGTAGTAGACTACATTTAAATTCCAAGTTTTCAATTCCATGAAACACAGCGTGAAGTTTCTGCgaagattaaaataaaaagtataaaaaagtctttctttgaacttttaactaactaactaactgaTTTCTCCTAACAGAAGGTAGcgaagaattaaaaataagatCGGAAAATACTTTAAGATGCTCAATATTAAATAGAGGTACTCAGCGTTGCATGGTTTCTCAAAAGATCCTTGGATTGTAGATAGAAAGTAATGTTTTATATCATAATTTGCAGAACtctgcagaaaataaaagaatgtaAAGTTGAAGAATGTttacaggagaaaaaagatggtAATGAGGactattttcaaagaaattctttaaaatctttGAATTCACCagtcaaatatttttaatggCAATATTTTTAATGTGGCAGGAagtaattataaaaattatgaaaagatGATTGTTTGCAACATGGTCTAAAGAGCTATAAAAATATGCACACGAAATAGgaggaatcaaaaaaaaaactagccttgagcatagctagttcaaaGATTTAACAAGATTAAAATATAACACCAAATCTCGGATTTCGAATAAAACAATGATGGGGCAacgtgaaaataaaattcccACGTTCATCTACTTCATCTCTAATTCTTTAACTGGTTCAGTGCACTGCGCCTTCTGGCGAGCACAACTGCCGGATGATGTTGTATTGGTGAACATCCTGACAGTATCAAGCGACAGCAACTGGTTCGTAACGGATTCCACTATGGACAGTTTTATGTCCGAATGTTGTATTGTTTGTTCATATGGTAACACTGGTGATTGCATGAAGATCGGAGTCATCTACCGGATAAACTGTCTGGAATGCGATGCCATTTATATAGGAGAGACTGGAAGAATGCTGGTTGACATCAAAGAACATTTAAGTGGGAGAAAGGAATGGAAGTTTGGCGACACCATTAACGCTCCATAAGAATGAGACACATGAAGAGAATgactttgaaataaaatatacgaTATTAGCCGGTGAgaaagaactatttttttttaggaaagcTTTAGGAtcattctggattttcttcggGAAACCTTCCATGAATTACAAAAATAAGAGTCTATCAATCACTAATGAGTTTATGCCGTACGCTACTCTCCAAAAGCTAAAGGATTGTCTCAGATGCAGTTTGCTAACATTGGCCATTCGCCTTGGGTGACAATCAGggaagaacgcggtggttcaccacCCCCGCTAatcggtgagactggtcagtttgttttcctctttaGAGTTCCTGTTTGATGAACTCAGAAAGATATCAAAGGTTGGCAAAAgaagagtttgatgggatatgcatggcatCAAAACTTTTGAACCACCTTCAGGCCTATGATGAAGGCTACGgtgtcgaaacgtcagcctAGAAAGAAAGTTCcgccaaaacctcgttggcacaacaataaaacaaattataGAGATTAGTGAttgtaaggaaaagaaagattgaTAGCTCAAATTTCCGTAGGTGGGTGTTGCGCActtggtaagaggttcagctgTAACTGCACGACCGGTGGTTCCAGAGAGCTTTCGCGCCAactaagcttttcatccctccggtgtctGTCAGTTGGTATCAAACTTGcttggaagaataaaaacaattacCGAGATGTTTTGACAAATCAGCTAACCTTCGCAAATCATTGCTAGGCTGCTCACGCAGTCATAAAACTTCAGCAATTTTAGTTGAggtgaagtcgaacgcgtacgGAAGGCGTCTCCACATTCGAAACAGTGATGCTTCGCGTTTAATCCTTTACTCCTTTATGCTTTCAAAGCAACATGCAAaggtataaaaaaagaattggcaTCAATTTTtggtatgtatgtatgtatgtatgtatgtgtgtatgtccTGTGCGTGTTCCGCACATGAAGGATGAAGGACTACAatgaagaactgttcttttgTAACCTCTTCTAAAAGCTCCAGTGTGATGTGCACGACTAATCAAATGCTAACTTAAAAGAACAGCAAAGTTCAGATGTTAAAGGTAGGATACCACCAAATTGCCGATGTTAGGATCCTTCCGAGAAAAGAAACGTCTGAGGTTCTAGATCACGAATGTGACCGCAATCAAGCTCACTTCGCCCTGATTGTTCcaatttccctacgaggcacctagcaTTGTGCTATGTATGCGAGCGCAAGCATACGCGCCGCGTCCGCTAGCGAACAGGAGAGACGATGTAAACCTTCCTTTCATTAGTGATCATGTTCGACGGTCCTTGAATCTTGTCATATTGaatacgtagtttttttttataaacagAGACCGTCAAAAAGTTAGCTTTTGTTAAAGAAAGGTCAATACTAATCTTGTTTACAGTACAAGTCAATCAATAAAGAGCTCAAATATTCCACTGGTTACCTATTCCTTGGTAGGAGTGGCACATGTGCGTGCCCTCGCATACGGATACGTTCTTAGGTGACTCGCAGGGAAATTCAATCGATGCAGTTGTCTCTCACGCAGTTTTTGGATGCGATTCAGGAAATCACGCATGAGTCGCAATGTGATCATGGATTTACTCGTCATCTACACCTCAAATgctatcttttcgtggaaagATCCCAATAACAATACAGAActtatattaattatattcATTGAGAAGAAGTCATCTGGtgtctggaattttttttgaagaatttaaatgtgttccagaaataaaataatgcagaatacataaaactgcagaaaatatTACCGAATTCACCTCTATTTCTTCGTATGGCAATCTTCACGATttcctagaaataaaaaagacataATATTGGATTCTTCTTGTAAAAGTCTTCGAAGCGAATACAGAACTATATtcatccagaaagaaaaacaagaaattaaaaattaaaagtagaaataaataattaggaACTAGATACGAGTGTTGGTGATGTTGGTGGGAGTGTAACTGTACATACTGCGAATTTCTTGTTTAGAAAGTGACTCGCGGAATGACGTCAAACCAAGCCGCAGGTCCTCGAAATAAGGTTAGGATTAAAAAGCAGAcctcaatttattttaaaagagtTCACGTATAACAATCAGAAGTTctgtaaaaaaattctgcgcttcttaaaaaaaacacgaaaaagtttagaaagaCTTTGTTAGGATTCAGGATTCCTCTAGTTGCTGTCTGTGCTCCACATCCAGTGGTGCGGATCCACTGCCGAGGTCGCGAATGTTGAACGCAATAGAATAGTTGATAGAAACTTGATCTCTCACATTCAAGTGATCCCCAAAAAAAGTTGATCTCTTCCAGGGAGTGGAAAATCCAGGAAAGCGGACCGTATTATTCCTCAAATCTAATGAGGTATAACATCCCGGAAGTTAAGGTACGATCGTTCACTAGATGTAAAGAACCATAAAGATGTATTTCTTGTAGCAAGAAAGGATCAACCTGCACAAAAATGTAGGATTACCCGGATTAGTTGTTAGGTTTTGT is a window encoding:
- a CDS encoding hypothetical protein (NECATOR_CHRX.G21596.T1), which produces MNVVGTEYDVKIVDYDGHIDVAGKIFTNDSSTSASWAGLQQGQLGTSTLFGVREAPPNLWSGAGSKAENALEEDHGDCVVVYYNYIPLQLHDIWRDHYYREVPHRTGRNAPEAPTSSLGVSEENRPGAPSRQCPAPHFKGDTTEVERVGLEDSASFVRPFAN
- a CDS encoding hypothetical protein (NECATOR_CHRX.G21597.T1) — its product is MQVCFFLTACKSELLESTNFWKSFSAKSDSQLAKGLTNEAESSSPTRSTSVVSPLKCGAGHCREGAPGLFSSLTPSEDVGASGAFRPVLCGTSL